A segment of the Trifolium pratense cultivar HEN17-A07 linkage group LG7, ARS_RC_1.1, whole genome shotgun sequence genome:
agcaaataactaataatcaacttactgaaaccattctaccagcaaaatggtttcagattacaactctctgaaaccattgtaccagataaatggtttcagaagcaaacacaattaataaattacccattgaaaccattctaccagtaaaatggtttcagaatataactatgtgcaaccattctaccaattaaatggtttcagaagcaagtCTCAAATTACAActatgtgaaaccattctaccagcaaaatggtttcagattacaactctctgaaaccattgtaccagataaatggtttcagaagcaaacacaattaataaattactcactgaaaccattctaccagtaaaatggtttcagaatacaactatgtgcaaccattctacaagctaaatggtttcagaagcaaataactaataatcaacttactgaaaccattctaccagcaaaatggtttcagattacaactctctgaaaccattctaccatataaatggtttcagaaggatttcggtgtccaaatcaaacgaaccaagtctctatttgtaggaaaaaaaaaattatgaattttggtataaaaaataaaaaataaaaaattaatttacgacgaaataatcgagtttaaagtagtgaaaaattgcgttttttttcggtgtccaaatcaaacgaaccaagtctctatttgtagagaaaaaaaaattatgaattttggtataaaaaataaaaaataaaaaattaatttacgacgaaataatcgagtttaaagtataaaatgaaaaaaatcacgcagacccattcatatgctgacacgtggctgcctttttcaaaagcaaaattttctctctccagcttataatctagtgtggcgcagacaggatgatctgatagatcaggatgatctgggctgtctgattgatcagacagtcttaatgagatcacatcttggctgtctgatggaaatcaacggtctgtaaccatggtccttccgtacgcgcgcgacactggatccacgtctattaattgtttaagaaggtggggcgcgtgttgttattttttttttttatgtaaaattacagaaatgcccctgttgctctattctttcaaaaattaaaagaatgggtattttggtccaattgaaaaggtgcaccttgctaacttagacctaactagggtctaagttagaaaaccccatatatatatatatatatatatatttgatacgCATAAAATGTATAATCTATAGATGAACAAAAAAGAAATGAtttttagtccaaaaaaaaaaattaataccttatatattattaaaatacatTACTCCTCTTGGATGAATCTAAATCCCTCTTCTTgacattaaatatattatttattaatgtaAAGGAATAAAGTTTTAgtcaatgtaccaaaaaaaaaagttttagtcaatgtaccaaaaaaaaagttttagtcaaaaaaaaaaaaaatagaagagtAAAGTTGGTCAAAAAACTAAAAGGGTCAAAATCATTCAAATATTCTAATTAACTTTACCTTtgatttcactttttagattcattgaataaccgatgtatttagtctatattatagaccagatacatcagttactTAACGAatctaaaaattgattttttgtttctaATAAGGAAAAGAGGAAGAACCACTTTGATAAGTCTCTTAAATAATAACATTTTAACCTAATTTAAATCACAACTTTACAATGATTCTTGACATATCCTCCTATATATAAACTCATTTGGGAGACTCACAAGATATCAATATCACATCTTCACCTCTTTAGGTTACCTTGTCTTCCATAGTGAGATGGCCAAGGCCCTGATCTTAGTATTAGTCTTACTTCAAGTAATTTCTTTCACAGTGTTTGCAAATGAGGTTAATCACTCCCACAAAAAACACCACCAACATCATCACCATCACCCATTAGCTCCAACCCCTGCCCCTGTTCAACCACCATCTTCTTTCCAAATTCACTCTCTTCGTATAGATCATTTTCACAAAGAACCCCGCCAAGATCATCACCATCACCCATCCGCCCCAACACCTTCCCCTGTTCAACCACCATCTCGTTCACTTATTCAATCCTTTGATCGTCTAGATCATTCTCACGATGAACACCACaaacatcatcatcaccaccacccATCAGCCCCAACGCATGCCCCTGTTCAACCACCATCTCCTTCCCCTATTCAATCTATCAGTCTAGATCATCGTCACAATGAACACCACAAACATCATCCTCATCATCACCCATCGACCCCAACACCTGCCCCTGTTCAGCCACCATCTTCTTTCCTTATCGATTCTCTTCCTTTGGATCATACTCACAAAAGACATCATCGTCACCATCACCCATCATCTCCAACCTCTTCTCCTGTTCAACAACCATCTTCTAATCATGAgtaattttatgttatagatGATTCTTGTATGAGTAAGGAgtgactttattttataaatgattctgtatgaataaaaaataaataaaattatacttaTCTTTTTTACCCTCCAATACTCTTCGTCTTCTTTTAGTTTCAAattattgaaatttatattcgtcaaaagaaaagattacatctcttttttttaactaaaaataaacgatattcattcattcaaattgatagactACATCGatataatacaaattcaaaatcactaaaaacaaaaaggataaatctgcgaacaaacttctcagcatccatgttaataacataaaacggAAAATTGTATAAGTCTACAAATATGACTATATTAAAGTGTCTGGAGTATCAATGTCTTCAGATATGTAACGTTGATGACATCAAAGTCAAcattgattggatctgcactAGATCGAAACTAGTCATTCAACCTGAAATAAACGAACACTGCATAAAGACAAGAAACCAAAATACGCCGCACAAAGACGgaacaacaaaatacacaaatatgtgaaaatcacacttatttattataaaataataatgataataataataaaatttggaGGCATGATTTCAGGCCAGAATTGACCATAAATCACCCATCTCCGATAGACTAAATCGAAGAAGGGAAAAATTGGTGATGACTagaattaaaatagaaaaagaaaagaggatTAGAAGTAATCAATATTCTCTCAAAAGTTCATAatacttttttctttaatttattattattacgtTCGTCAAACgtatataattttcttatttttttagcgTAATTGAGTTCTTCCTTAACCACGTCTTAGGAGTATTATAGAGTAAAATCAATAATTATAATACACCCACGCCTTTTTATACCAACgaaaaatattttagattatAAAAAGTTAggatattttcaatttttaagggTCAGAACTCATGGTAGTCCGGGTTCTCTGACACATTCCTTTTGGTTGGTTGAGTTAAATATAATACTATGGTGCAGCTCATGGTAGTCTGGGTCTTTCGGCTTGTGGTGATTTATTCAAAAACTGTCACGGTGTGCATTTAGGAAGCTTTGTTGATTTTCTTGGGAATTCTAATGCTTTTGCTGCATAGCTTTTTGGCGTTATGTGTGTCATAGAAGCTGCTTTTGATAGAGGTTGGCATTCTTTGTAGGTGAAATGTGACTCAAAGCTTGCGATTTTAGCTTTTAAGTCTCCTAACATGGTGCCTTGGAATTTATGAAACCGTTGGGAGAATTGTTTGTTGAAGACTTTGAGTATGAATTTTATAATCACTCATGTATTTTGGGAGGATAATCATTGTGCAGATAAATTAGCCAATCTTAATCTATCTTTGCAAAACTATGTTTGGTGGGTTGAGATTCTTCATGCAATTAGGGAAGACTATACTAGAAATAAGTTAGATCTTCCTTGTTTTTAGATTTTGCTAGCTTGAGGGTTTGGTTTATGCCCCCTCTTTGTAGTTTgacttctttcttttttatctaTCCTTTGGTGGTGCCTCAGCTTGCTAGGCTCACCTTgcttttattaaaaagaaataaaaaaaaattccaaatatcttaaatttattttaatttacaatATCTTTTAAATCATATTGTATAAagtatttgaaatattaaattaatactaatttaattatttattaacttatttttaaaaatatttgacaaaaacaaaaaaattatcaatttgagTGGCACTAATAACCATTTTACAACTTTTACTAACAGAATTCAAGCTCTTGGTTTAGAAGAGAAGttgtgaagagagaaataggtaAAAGATAGTAAGGGGAGAGAGAAATATGTAAGAAATAGATTAGATTTGATGGATTTTTCGGtataagagagaaaaagaagaaatggaGAAGAGAGAAATGTTTGATTATAATAAAAGTATCAAACTACCCTTAGTgtctgtttgttatagattaaaaaaatagagattagTTTctagagatttttagaaaagttgaatttactttgtgtttgtttattataataaaaatcattttttttaaataaaataatctttaatttgtttggataaaacttataaaagtgattttcataattacaaacaactttcttcttttaacatttcttttctctctcctctaaaaaaaatctattattttataagttatttttagtagcttctcatttttaactgttttctgattatttttagcttctgattattttaaaatctgtaacaaacagatgcaaaataattaaaagtgatttttttataaaataagctataacaaacggcctcaaaaaatctcataaaaatgatttaattagcaaaaaaatatttttatttaaattattaaattaagattATTAGATTTGTTTGACGAGAAATACCTGTTTTCATCTGGCAGCAATGAAAAGCATaacatctatatctatatattagtattattataaaaaaaaaaaaaaaagtaaaataaatagcCATCTTCAACATCATCACTATTCACCGTTTCAATTTCGTCTCTTCCCTCAACTAGTCTCACTCTCTATGCATGTGTTGTTGGTAAGACAAAGGTGAAAATTTGTTGCTGCTATTTTGTGAGATTTGGGTAACAATGGTGTTCGTGGTGCTTGAGAAGATAGATGATGATATTTCAAACAGTTTTGCAGTcttgcatttattttttttaaagagtttaTCAATTAATTAAGGGAGGGTAAATGTGAAAAGTGGTCTTTGAGTTCGAACATTGAGTAGCTAATTGTGTTCTCATTCGCACACTAAGTAGTTAAAGTGCAAATTGAGTTCGCACACTGAGTAGCTAACTGTGTTCCCATTCGCACTCTAAGTAGCTAACACTGTATTTGAGTTCTCACTCTAAGTAGCGAACTGTGTTTGAATTCGCACTCTAAGGgggtgtatttttttttaatcagcaaAATTTATTCGCAGCTCTATTACAAGAAGCACTAGAGGgcaaaaatagagaaaacacCACTAAAAAGTACAGCAGGCCTGAACCAACAAGAAGGAGAAAAACAAGACCAGAAGCAATAAAAAGCTCCCTGCTTCTAAGGGAGTGTGGATTAGATTTTGATAGACAATTTTGACAAAACAAATCATGAAGATTTTAAGAGATTTTGAAGGATTGTATTGACATTTAAGTCTTTTTTAAAAAACCTTTTACAATTAGGATTTGTTAATTTGGATTTTGATGAATTTCTAACAGAGACTTTAAGGATTTCAATTGACTTTTAAGATTTAAAGGattctaatttttttcaataaaataaatgagtCGAAATTTTTACATAATTTTCTGCATAATCATTGTACAAATGttcatcaaacaaaaaaaaaaatcaaacaagtgTATTGATAATGGTACCTttgatagtttttttaaaaactcGATATCCGACTCTATGACTGACTAATTCGAGATTTCCAATCCCTACCTTTGATAATTTTACCAACAATCATCAAACCCATATAAGAACAATTGTTGTTATAAGAGGGGAAGAATGTTGGAAAAGGGTGGGGAACATTAGAAACATAAATCAATGTTAAAAGGGatgaatgttaaaaaaaaattaacaaggaGTATAACATCTGTATAAAGTGGGGTGAAAAATTGGAAAATGATCATGTTCATGGTTGATCAAGGAACATTGGGGACGCGGAATCCACCAATCGTTCCAATCGACCTCAAGTCGACCGGCTTCATGGCGGCAAATAAAAAGCCATAGATAGTTAAAAAGGtagttaaaataaattcaattgaattcATATATGTACTTTGTACTTCTatgttagtttatttttatcaagctaattttacaaaaaaattaattaatttttttttgacaaaaaaaaaaaacattttaatattaatcgGCTAATCTTTCAACTATAAAATAGTGTGCgtaaaaacaaaactataaaCTAGTTTTTCAACTATCTATTAAATTACTAGAAGTAACCAATTTTCCAAGATATTTCTGGGTTTACAAAATCTTGGCTTGGATCTCTTTTAGCGGAGAATGGGGagatcaattattttttttgacaaagggGAGATCACATTTTGTTACAAGTAAATTGGGTATGAGAAGCATAGTGTATGTCATctatttgttttgaaattttaaagaaaaatatatatatttttcattataacCTGAGACGGAAGTTGTTACTGAATGCAATGAAAGTGttaaagtttaattaatttggCTGAAAATGTGGTTGATGTTGCAGAAGATTAAAGAAGCAGTGGTTTGCTAACGGTGAAGCTAAAAGAATGCTCAATAATCTATAAACGTTGCATACAAGATCAATTGGAAAAATGCTCAAGAATCATATACTTATGCCTTAAAAAATCTAACATTTAATTACTTTGTAAAGCTCAATGACTTTCCAAACATTGAAAAGCTTCAACAATGTATATAATATTACCAGAGAGTGATGCTCATATTCTATGGGTGTAAATGTGTCTGTCATGCCATGGCAATAGCATTCAGTACGAGGAATTGTTTATAATCATCACATCACAACACAACAAAACCATGTCTATTATTATTACTTCAATTTCAATCTATCTTCTATAACTCTTCCACTTCAACTAATCAAGTCTAAATAATAAGCTTCAACTTGGTTGAACAAATATTGAAATGTCTTCATCTCtccttaataaaaatttcaatctaCACTCATCAAAACTACTCCATCCGGacctatatatataagaaaaaatttactttttaattcagcgtaaagttgatgtatttggacaACATTGTAGtctaaataaatcaattttacgatgaatctaaaaagtaaactttttcttatatatagatcAAGAAATGCAAACATTTCGAGATCGGTGCAAAACTAAACTTTTATCCTTGAAAACTAGCAAACAGCAAAGCAAACTAACACAATACCATTAGAATTGAATACCTCAGTTTAATCTCTTTTATGTCATTGGAAATGTAGCAAACTACAACCTCAGACAAGTTggattgtcaaaaaaaacatcattggtaaaaacaaaaacaaaaacaaaaaaatcagaaaCAAATTAGTGAATATGATGTTTAGGAAAGCCCGCGTGGCCATCACTGCCCCAATGCAATGAAAGGGGCTCTGACCGCGGGCAGTCTTCATCGCAGAGTTCCGACGGCAAAACGATCTTCATCTCACAATCGATGGATACGGGGCAGAGACAACCGGAAAAGGAGGCTCCGCCGGCAACGTAATTCCGGTGAGAGTGAGATGGAAGATGAAATGTGTGCCGCGGCTTCTCTGCTCAGATAAGATCAAGTAGTGTTTAGGTTTCGATTAGGGTTTGTGATTTTCTTATATAGCGATCCTTTTTTATTCCCAAAATGCCCATGCTAACAAAACCAACTTGGGCTGGCTGGACAATTGGACCGACCTAAACGGCCCAATGAGAGTTCAAATGTATATGGGCTGCTTTGCTCAAACCAGTTTAGAATGTTGGATTGGACCATATTACCCCCAAAAATTTTCTCTATAGTTACCAAATATATTATTGGAGGAGTTGGAGTTTCGAACTCTTGATGTATAATATATTCACACTTTAAAATGTGTAAGTGTAGTCACCAAGATTCATTATTTCTTGTTTCCTCATTAGTTGTGAATATTGATTGTTGATATTTGTGACTAATGACTATGTAAATACTTTGTTGTCTAAGTGTGATTATGTAATGAAAATGGATTAAATGTAATTGATTTTAtgtgcagtcatgcattcaTTACATTTGTGTCTGTCCGATCAAGATCAGATGCCTGAAAATTGTAGTTCAttaaatattcaaaaaattCGTGCATAGTCATGGTCGTTTGATCTTGATCGGATGACCATGATGACTAATTGCATGACGGTGGTCCTTTTATGTAATTATGCTCCTAATTGGTTAGTCCACATATGTCATATCATATTATAATTAAAGGAGAATTCTCCAAGATATTATCACTCAAATATTCAAAGTTTAATAGTATAGTAGACTTACTTGTACCAATAATAAATTAGCCGTAAATGGTAAGAGTTTGGGGCTCTTTAAGTAGATAGATAATCACGTGTTCAATTGTTGAGTGTGGTAAAAGTTTTGGGGTCTTTAGTAGATAGTCATGAGTTTAATTGCTAAGTGTATAAAAATATTCGGTTGAGGGGAGAAAATTCTCTTTATATACTCTATAGATTTTCTGTCAGAAATTAGTCACACATTAATACCAGAAGGAGACTTACCTGAATCACTCTTTTGTAAAATATTTCAACCATCCTTGCTAGTTTTCTTTGAAAATTAGTCTAGAAATGCTGCTGGTTGGCACTCTATAACTAATGCTTTCATGTATAGAATCACATTCTACTATCAAAATATAGATCCGCATCATGGCATTTCTAAACTATATATGCACTATCTATTAAAATAAGATGTCAAATCAAATATATCACGGTCACTTAGTTACTATAACGATAGATAGATAGCAATGTTCagataataaaaatagaattagATGAtcaaactaaatatattttgtttaaagtAATGATAATCAAATTTTAAGACTAAGACAACCCCATCATAGAAATAAAGTAGAAAGGTAGTGGAATTATTTATCCAAGTGGTAAGGAACAAAGAACAACTAATTAAAACCAATCAGCTAGGAGTAAAGTCCAAATATCAACCAACCAAAGTCACTATCCTAAGAtgggaataaaaattaaaagaaactcAAATCATATTATTGGATGATATAATCAACATCTAAACATAGCAATTTACTAAGAAGTGATATTAATACTATTAAGGACTTGATATAATCATAATGAATACTTAAAAAGCATCTAATTGCAATTAGTAAAAAAGATAGGTGGGGAAGTGAGAATCCATTTTTGGTGGCtttaaaagaagaagaataaacATAATTCTTTACTTGAGAATATGATATATAGGGCTTTAATCTAAGTTAAAATTCTCATATTCTCATTCTATAGAATCTTTGAAACTTtccctttattttaattttcttttttcaccTTTTCCCCGTGAGGAATAACATTCCGTGGtcatttcttacttttctttTCAACCAATGCCATCATGTGTGCTCAACTAAATTTCACAAATTCACAATCAAATGGTTTTGTTTTGCTCATGATTGACCAATTAGTCTACAACTTGATATTCTCATTGTGTTATGTTCTTCTCTCATTTCAAAGTTTCTTCTTGTACTTAAAAGTGAATCTATCTTAATTATGTTAATATGTAACatgtaaataataatttataccAATATACAAAGGGAACTTCACAGTATCTCGTAAATACAACTTATATGGTAAAAGATTGCCGGAACATTTGATGCGTTGAGGCGTGAATTCAATTTTGCAATACTTTTATTGTTTGTAATTGATGTGTGTGTTTTGCCCCTAGACTCTTTCGAgcaaaaacaagaagaaacttCAAAGTTAACTATCAGATGAATTTTTACTTTGATACAAACCctagaaaaaatcatttagacACACAcatgagtaaaaaaatttaaagatgaaATGACTAAATGATATgacattattaattttgttttaactttattaCATTTGTGAGTGTGtgcaaaaataacttttttttgggTTTGTGTCCAAGTAAGAATTTCTCTAATTACCAATAGAAActaattttgattagatatTCTTTCTCGACAATTTTACCCTTAATAgctaatttataaaaataaattcacaCCATGACTAAAGGCCCATTtagattagtttatttttgaacttatgcaaaatagtttatgcaaataaataagtttttatgcattattataagtatatcaatataatttgtgaaaaaatagcttataaaaatacagttttcgttagtgaaaacttataaattaacataaaactttatttatttgcataagttattttgcataagttcaaaaataagctaattcaaacatGCTCTAAAGAGAACTCCAAATTCTCCCTCGacaacccaattttttttctttctaaatataCATCATGAATATTGCAAGTTTGCAACcaaatttttatgattaaattaaaacatatattatactataaaatttaatataaaaaaaaaaaaaactgagaaCACAGTATAAAGAGAGATTAATTGTCCTCAGGGGAAGAGGTTCGAACCTGAAATCTCCCAATTATTCATTTCAATAGGTGAATTTCTAGTCATTAGATAACCATTAGGCtatttaactaaaaaaagaaaaagaaataactTACGGTGTAAAACTCTTTAACACATGCATCCAATCATATCACACCATAGTGTCACTTTTATAAGTTAGTTATTAAAATGTCTAGATAATATTAAGATGATGTGATTTGATTGGATACacatgtaaaatagttttacactatCAATATATACTCTTAAATTCAGATTAATTATTATGCACTACATGTAGGCTTAGGGTAGTCCTCGGAAAACCTTCTTCTTTTACTGGCTTGGGAAAAACCTGTAGGATATGGATCCCACTAATGAAATGAGACTATAACCATACTTcctgttagaaataatataaaaccattgatatggctctatcctaacaccttaagattttgggataatcggttatttgacatggtatcaaagcctctatgactaagtggtctagagttcgatccccgctcccctcactttctaattaaaaagtggaatttaagcatatggtaggtgggcctatgcattattcacgcttcaagcccaagtgggctcttgcgtgagagggcgtgttagaaataatataaaaccattgatatggctctatcctaacaccttaaggttttgggataatcggttatttgacactTCCATGGTCTAGGTTCAAGGACAATCAAGGCTTGGAGTATCTATGGCTTCATGGCCCCAATTTTTAGGGCTTTTAAGGAAGGATCACTAGTATTCAGATCGAGGATTGACCGATGTAAATCTTATTTACACATGTATCCGATTAATTATATTACACCATAGTGCTGCTTTTGTAGGTTAGTTCCTAAAATACCTCTACAAATACTAAGATGGTGATTTGATAGGTTGcacgtgtaaaatagttttacacaatcgGTGTTTACAAATAAAATCCCtataaaaagagtttaattgttatacACCGACAATATTAAACTTTTTTATACATACATTCATTCATATCACACCATATATCATCATTTTTATAGATTAGTTCCTAAACAATCTCCATAAATATCAAGATGTTGTGATTTGAATG
Coding sequences within it:
- the LOC123896535 gene encoding uncharacterized histidine-rich protein DDB_G0274557-like translates to MAKALILVLVLLQVISFTVFANEVNHSHKKHHQHHHHHPLAPTPAPVQPPSSFQIHSLRIDHFHKEPRQDHHHHPSAPTPSPVQPPSRSLIQSFDRLDHSHDEHHKHHHHHHPSAPTHAPVQPPSPSPIQSISLDHRHNEHHKHHPHHHPSTPTPAPVQPPSSFLIDSLPLDHTHKRHHRHHHPSSPTSSPVQQPSSNHE